A region of the Streptococcus suis genome:
TGCCTTGTCTCGTTTAGAAAATCATTCCTTGATGGTTTGGGTAGTTTCGTCAATCTGCCTAGAAAGACTTAGGACTAGAAAAAGTCTAGGTAGGAGTAGCAAATCGTATCCTACTCAGTTGAACGGAGTAGGATTTACAGGTAAATTGCCTCCAAATATCGTAAGACAATCCTCTATTTTAAAAATAGGGGATTGTTTGTTTAGAAATAATGGTGGAGATTCTGTAAAAAGCGAAAGTGGTTGGAAAGTTAGGGTTTAGCCGAGAAAAAAAGACTTTTCTATCTATCTTTCACAATTTTCTGTCAATTTATGGTAGAATAGAAAAAATAGATTTTTTATGAGGGATACCATGACACTAGTTTATCAATCAACACGCGATGCTAAAAATACTGTATCGGCTAGTCAGGCGATTTTGCAGGGCTTGGCGACAGATGGTGGTTTGTTTACACCGATTTCCATTCCAACAGTTGACTTGGATTTTTCAGTTCTCAAAGACGCTTCTTATCAAGAAGTTGCCAAGCTGATTTTGTCGGCTTTCTTGGATGATTTTACGGCAGATGAACTGGACTACTGTATCAACAATGCCTACGACAGCAAGTTTGACACGCCAGTTATTGCCCCAGTTGTTAAGCTCAACGGTCAGTACAATTTGGAACTCTTCCGAGGTTCAACCATTGCCTTTAAGGATATGGCACTGTCTATCCTGCCTTACTTGATGACAACTGCGGCTAAAAAGCATGGTTTGGAAAACGAGATTGTCATCTTGACAGCGACTTCAGGCGATACAGGCAAGGCGGCTATGGCTGGCTTTGCGGATGTCCCAGGCACGCAAATCATTGTCTTCTACCCACGCGATGGGGTGTCTAAGGTCCAAGAATTGCAGATGACCACGCAGACAGGGGCTAATACGCACGTGGTGGCCATTGATGGAAACTTCGACGATGCTCAAACCAACGTTAAGCAGATGTTCAACGATGAGGCCCTCCGTGCCAAATTGGTGGCTAAGAAACTCCAGTTTTCATCTGCCAACTCTATGAACATCGGCCGCTTGGTGCCACAGATTGTGTACTATGTCTATGCCTATGCTCAGCTGGTCAAGACTGGCGAGATTGCTGCGGGCGACAAGGTCAACTTCACCGTTCCAACAGGAAACTTCGGGAACATCTTGGCGGCTTATTACGCCAAGCAAATCGGTCTGCCAGTTGGCAAGCTCATCTGTGCTTCCAACGATAACAATGTCCTAACCGACTTCTTCTCGACTGGCGTTTATGACAAGAACCGTACCTTCCGCGTGACCACCAGTCCGTCCATGGACATCTTGGTGTCTTCTAACTTGGAGCGGTTGATTTTCCATCTCTTTGGCAATGACGCTGCAAAAACAGCCGAGCTCATGGAAGCCTTGAACACGGCTGGTCAGTATGATATTCAAGGAGCTGACGCGGAAATCCTCTCTCTCTTTGCTGCCGCCTTTGCGACAGAAGAAGAAACTGCTGCAGAAATCAAGCGAGTCTATGACGAGTCAGACTACATTGAAGATCCACATACGGCTGTTGCTTCAGCTGTCTATAAACAGTATGTGGAGCAAACAGGTGACCAAACTCCGACAGTGATTGCTTCTACAGCCAGTCCTTATAAGTTCCCAGTGGTTGCGGTAGAGGCTGTGACAGGCCAGTCAGGCTTGACCGACTTTGAAGCCCTTGCTAAACTGCATGAGATTTCAGGTGTAGCCCTGCCGCCAGCTGTGGACGGCTTGGAAACGGCACCTATTCGCCACACTACCGTTGTTGCAGCAGCAGCTATGCAGGCTGAGGTAGAACGCTATTTGGGTGTTTAATCTATAAATGATTGCTAACAAACTGTTCAGCTGAGCAGTTTGTTTTCTTTGTATTGTTTAAATTAAAATTTACAGACAATTCAAAGAATGGTATAATAGGAGCTAGTTTGACACACATCAGTGTGATGATAAAATGAAAAAATAGGTGAACTATGGCACAAGAACAGGAGAAAATCTCCAGAGAAAAGAAAAAGCCCTCTTGAAGCGGCTCAAAGAACGCATCAAGCCCAAGATGAAGCTGGTCTATTTGGCGGCCTTTCTATCCTGGGTGCAATTTTTGATGCGGATTATTTCCTTCTACCTGATTGCTAAGGGTTTTGTGACCTACTATGAGGGCGGACAGGTTGATTTAGTACGGTTTGTCCTCATCTTGCTAGGTCTCAATGCCTTTGGTTATGGTGCGGCTTTGATTGCTAAGCGTTTGCAGGGCTTGGGTTCCCAGTTTGCTCGGGATTCGCTCAAACAGTCCTTCTTCGAGGCTCTCTTGGCCAAGGACGGTCAGTTTGAGTCAAAAGCGACAGCGGCGGATGTCTTTAACATCGCCTCACAGGGGATTGATAGCCTGGATACCTACTATTCCTACTACATGGCATCTTCTCTGCGGACCCAGTTCAACTGTGCGACCGTTCTCTTGCTGGTTTTTCTGATTTTCCCGCTGGGTGCGGTCATTTTCATCTTGGCTTTGCCTCTGATTCCCATTTCTATCATCGCTATGCAGAAGCGGTCCAAGCGGATTATGAATCGCTACTGGGGCTCCTACATGGATGTGGGCAATCTTTTCCTAGACGACCTCAAGGGGCTTAATACCCTTTATTCCTATCAGGCGGATGAGACTTATGAGAAGACCTTCAATGAGCAGGCCGAGGACTTCCGCGATGCGACCATGGAGTTGCTCAGTTTTCAGCTGCAAGCGGTGGGCTACATGGATACGGTCATGTATCTGGGGATTGGCTTGTCTGGTTTTGTGGCGGTCAATAGCCTAGCGGCAGGCAATTTGTCCCTCTTTAGTATGCTTTTCTTTGTCCTCATTGCGACGGAGTTTTTTGCACCCATACGGGAGCAGGGCTACGGTATGCACTTGGTTATGATGAATACCAAGATGGCGGATCGCATTTTTGGTTTCTTGGACAGTATGACAGCGGAGCAGGAAATCGATTCTGTCCATGTGCCTGCTTTTGACAGTCTAAAACTAGAAGATTTGGCCTTTGTCTACGGAGAAAAGCCAGTCCTAGAAGATATTTCTATGACCATGACAGCTGGAAAGGTCTATGCCTTGGCAGGTGAGTCAGGGCAGGGGAAAACGACCTTGGCCCAGCTGCTCTTGGGACGCTTGCGGGCGGATAAGGGAGCTATTTACTTAGGTGAGCAGGAGGTTTCGACTGTCAGCCAGTTGTCTCTGAATGAGCAGGTCCTCTATGTATCGGGCCAATCAACCTTACTTAACCAGTCTATCTATGAAAATTTACGCATGGCTTGTGATTGGTCCAAGGAGGACATCTTGGCTTGGGCAGATCAGCATGGGGTCTTGCAGTTTGTTAAGCATTTGCCAGATGGGTTGGACACGATTGTTGGTGATGATGATGCTTTCTTGTCGCCTGGTCAACGCCAGCAGGTTATCTGTGCCCGTGCGGTCTTGACCAAACGCTCCCTTTATATCTTTGACGAGGTGACCTCCAGCGTTGATCAGGACAATGAAGGTTTGATTTACGACCTCATTAACTTGGTGGCCAAGGATGCGATTGTTATTATTATTACACATAAGATGAAGCAGGTGGAGCAGGCAGATGATATTCTCTTCTTGTCTGCGGAGGGGGCTGTGACAGGCAACCATGCCACGCTTTATCAGACTAGCTCGGCTTATGGTCAGCTGGTTAATCAACAAAGAGAATTGGAGGAAGCCGTTTATGGATAAGAAAGAAATGCCAACAAGTGTGCTGATTCCGAGACTCTTGCAGTCCATGAAGCACCTCTTGCCACGGATTGCGGTGGCGGTTTGCTTTGCGGTCTTGGGACAGGTGGTGACCATTGCTATTCCAGTAACGCTGGTCTATCTGGCTTTTGATGCCCTTACTGGCAATCCTGCTCCGCTATGGACCTTGGGAGCCCTAGTTATTCTAGCTCTTCTGCGGGGTGCTTTCCGCTATGGCGAGCATTACTTTGGTCATTATGTGGCCTTTCATACCCTGGCGGCCTATCGTCGTTTGATTTTCGCAAAATTGCGGGCCTTGGCTCCTGGGAAATTGGACCGGCAGGACAGTGGTAGCCTGCTCAAGATGATTGGGGAGGACATTGAGGCCTTGGAGGTTTTCTTTGCCCATACTATTGCACCCATTTGTACAGGGATTCTGGTGGCTCTTGGTTTGACAGTCTATTTCGGTCTATCTAGTTGGGGGTTAGCTCTTCTAGCTTTTGTGACCTATGCCCTTTTGGCGATTGCCATTCCAAATCGTTTTGCTCAGCAGTTACAGCCCTTGCTCAAGGAGCAAAATGCCAGCCGCAAGGGTTATGTGTCCTATTTTATTGAAAGTCTCAAAAGCATGAAGGACTTGATGCAGTTCCAGCAGACAGATGCTCGTTTTGCCAAGCTGACGCAGAAAAGCCAAGAGGTCAATGGTCAGGAGAGAAAGGTCGCTCAAACTAACTTCATGCAGTATGCCGTTTCCTTCTTGGTGGTAGGCCTGTCTATCATGGGCTTTGCCTGGCTGACCTTCGACTTGGTTGGCAGTCAGAGTTTGGACTTAGCGACAGGAGTAGCCCTGCTAGTTTCTTTCACTAGCTCCTTTGCTCCCTTCTTGGAGCTCAGCCGTCTGCCGCTTGGTTTCAAGCGGGCTATGAATGCTGGTCGCAATATCTATGCTCTTTTGGATGAAAAAGAAGCAGAGCGAACAGGTGAGCTTGTTGAGGTCAGCATGACGGACATTGCTATTGAGCAACTGGACTTCGACTATGACGACCGAGAAACAGAGCTTTATCGCAACCTGTCTGTCCAGTTTGAACAGGGGGGGGATTATTGGTTTGGTCGGTGAGTCCGGTGCAGGAAAATCGACTTTGATGAAACTAATCATGCGGTGGTATGACTGGCAGCAAGGCCAAATCCGCCTGTCTGGCCTGGATAGTCGGCAGGTAGATAAGGCACATTTGCAAGGCTCTTTTGCCTATGTACCACAGGTGCCGCAAATCTTCCGCCAGACCATTCGGGAAAATCTTGTCTTGGGGCGGATGGATGTGTCAGACGAAACCATCATGGACTTGGCAGAAAAATGCCACATGAAAGAACGAATTTTGGCAGCACCGCAGGGCTTGGATACGCTAGTAGAGGCTAGTGACTTTTCAGCAGGAGAAGGGCAACGTTTGGAACTCATGCGGGCCTTGCTCAAAAATGCAGACTGCTATATCTTTGATGAGCCAACTAGTAACCTAGATTCGCTCAATGAAGCCCGCTTTATCCAACTGGTTAAGGAACATTGTCAGGGCATGGTCTTCTTGATTTCTCATAGAAGTTCGACCATGGCCTGTGCGGATACCATTTTCCGCTTGGAAGACGGGCAATTAGTAAAGGAAAAGTAAATGAAGAAATTACAAGTAAAAGATCTGATGGTAACAGGGGCTTTTGCTGCCCTCTACTTTGTTTGTGTGGGTCTAGGAACCTTGTTGAGCTTGGTTTTTGATCGTTCGGGTAACATGATGTATGCACCTGCTGGAGCAGCCCTTTTGGCAGGACCTGTTTATATGTTATTGGTAGCCAAGGTTGGTAAATTTGGTTCCATTAGTTTGGTGGGTGCGGTCATGGCCTGCTTCTTTTTCCTGTCAGGCTATATGACAGCGGCCTTTCTCCCAAGTTTGACCTTTGGTTTTTTGGCAGAAATGGTAGCGAAGTCAGGTCGCTATAAACAAAAATGGACCAATCTTCTTAGCTATGTCATTTTCTCTTTTGGAAACTTGGGACCTATTATTCTTATGTGGTTCATGCGAGATGCCTATGAGGCCAATCTTTTGGCACGTGGAAAATCAGCAGAATACATCGCTCGTATCATGCTTGATTTCACTCCAGAGAATGTGCTATGGTTGTCAACGACCATTATCTTAACAGCTCTTATCAGTGGTTTGTTTGGTCAATACATGCTTCAGCGCTATTTTAAACAATCAGGTTATCTTTCATGAAATTAGATGCTCGTACAAAAATTCTTCTCGTCATCTTCACTAGTTTTACCTATGGGATGAGGCTTACAATATTAGAAAATGCAGTGCTGGTCTTAGGCCTTAGCCTGCTTTTCTGGTTTTCTGGAAAGCGGAAAATGGCTATAATGAGTCCGATAGCCTATTCTATTTTTTGTCTGTTGTCCTATATTACATTTTTACCAGCATGGCTGACGCATTTGTTGCTTGTATTGACCTATACATGGCCTCCGCTTTTGGCAGGGCATCTATTACTGATGACGACAAGTGGTTACGAACTCATTCATGGTTTGCGGAAATGGTACCTGCCAGAGGTATTTCTTTTGACGTTGGGAGTAATGTTTCGTTTCTTACCTGCCATTAAACAGGATGCACGTACGATTTGTGCCTCTTTGAAGGTTAGAGGAATTTTTTTACGGAAGAGAGATGTGGTTTGTAAGCCACTCCAGTACATGGAGTTTTTCTTGGTTCCCTTGATGATGTCTCTCTTGCGAACAGCTCAGGAATTGACAGTAGCCAGTCTGACAAAAGGTTTGGCTGTATCTACGAAATCACCTGCATATATTCGGTCGTCTTGGACCGTGCTAGATTGGAGTCTTTGTTTATGTTGTCTCGGTTTTCTGATTCTCGTCCGGCTGTGACGGTAAAAAATGTAGCATTAACTTATTCAGGAGCAGATAAACCAGCCTTGCAGATAGAGGATCTGACCATTCCAGAAGGCCAGTGTGTTGTTTTATGTGGGGAGAGTGGCTCTGGGAAGTCTAGTTTTCTCAAGGTGTTAAATGGTTTGACGCCAGAATATTATCCTGCTCAGCTTTCGGGACAAATTTTCTTAGGGGACTTGGATTTACAAAAATCTAGTCTGGAAGAAATATCTCGGCACATTGCTTCAGTCTTTCAGCATCCGTCTACTCAATTTTTTCATAGTCAGGTCTTGCAGGAATTGGTCTTCCCTTGTGAAAATCAGGGTTTGTCAAGAGAAGAAATCGAGAATCGCCTGGCTTGGGTTATGGAATTATTTGGTTTGGCTTCTCTTAGTCAGCGAACGATTTCCAGTCTATCAGGTGGTCAGCAACAACGTCTAGCCTTGGCCGTTGCAGCTATGCAAGGGACAGATGTCTTGGTTTTAGATGAGCCGACTGCCAACCTAGATCAGGAAGGGATTGTGATTGTAGAGGACATCTTGAAAACTTTAAAAAGCCAAGGCAAGACCATTATTATTGCCGAGCATAGACTGTCTTATCTCAGTCAATTGGCAGATCGCTATTTATATTTTCAAGATGGGCAAGTGGTGACGGATTATCTAGCAGATGAGTTTTTAAGTCGGACAGAAGAGTGCCGTCAGGATATGGGCTTGCGTTGCTATGATTCGGCACCTTATGGACGAGCAATAGCAGAGCGAGCCAGTCAGTTTGTCAGTGATGAGCAAGGTTTGCTTGTTGAGAATTTGTCTGTCAGCCAGTCAGGAAACCTTCTATACCAGATTGAAAAACTCTGCTTGGCACCAGGTCAGGTGGTTGGTCTGGTTGGTCCTAATGGCTCTGGCAAGACGAGTTTGGCTCAATTTTTGGTTGGTCTGGCAGATGATAAGAAGGCTAGGATTTCTTGGCAGGGGCAGTCCTTGACCAGTCGCCAACGCCTTGAAAAAACAGCCTTTGTCATGCAGGAGGTCCGTCTGCAACTCTTTTCTGAAACAGTTGCTAGGGAACTAACCTTGGGTCAAAAAGATGAGAAAATTGATGAGGATTTGGTCAGCCGTTTTCGCTTGGAGGACTTGCTGGATAGGCACCCAGTCAGTTTGTCGGGTGGTGAGCAGCAACGCTTGATGATGGTGGCTAGCTTATTGGCGGACAAGGAGATTCTTGTCTTTGATGAGCCAACTAGCGGTTTGGATTTAAGACAGATGCAGGAAGTAGGCAGGGCTCTTCTTGAAGTAAAAAAGAAAAATAAATTAGTGCTATTGATTTCCCATGACGAAGAACTCTTGGAGCTGGTTTGTGATAAAATAGTGGATATCAAACAGTTGAGATGGGGAGTATGAACAAACAGAGGAAAGAAATACTAAGGATTGCTTTGCCTGCCATGGCAGAAAATATTCTTCAAATGCTGATGGGGATGGTGGATTCCTATCTGGTAGCTAGTCTTGGGCTTGTTGCCCTTTCAGGAGTGTCTTTAGCTAATAATATCTTGGCGGTTTATCAGGCACTATTTATTGCTCTAGCGGCAGCT
Encoded here:
- a CDS encoding ABC transporter ATP-binding protein, which encodes MLSRFSDSRPAVTVKNVALTYSGADKPALQIEDLTIPEGQCVVLCGESGSGKSSFLKVLNGLTPEYYPAQLSGQIFLGDLDLQKSSLEEISRHIASVFQHPSTQFFHSQVLQELVFPCENQGLSREEIENRLAWVMELFGLASLSQRTISSLSGGQQQRLALAVAAMQGTDVLVLDEPTANLDQEGIVIVEDILKTLKSQGKTIIIAEHRLSYLSQLADRYLYFQDGQVVTDYLADEFLSRTEECRQDMGLRCYDSAPYGRAIAERASQFVSDEQGLLVENLSVSQSGNLLYQIEKLCLAPGQVVGLVGPNGSGKTSLAQFLVGLADDKKARISWQGQSLTSRQRLEKTAFVMQEVRLQLFSETVARELTLGQKDEKIDEDLVSRFRLEDLLDRHPVSLSGGEQQRLMMVASLLADKEILVFDEPTSGLDLRQMQEVGRALLEVKKKNKLVLLISHDEELLELVCDKIVDIKQLRWGV
- a CDS encoding ABC transporter ATP-binding protein, yielding MNYGTRTGENLQRKEKALLKRLKERIKPKMKLVYLAAFLSWVQFLMRIISFYLIAKGFVTYYEGGQVDLVRFVLILLGLNAFGYGAALIAKRLQGLGSQFARDSLKQSFFEALLAKDGQFESKATAADVFNIASQGIDSLDTYYSYYMASSLRTQFNCATVLLLVFLIFPLGAVIFILALPLIPISIIAMQKRSKRIMNRYWGSYMDVGNLFLDDLKGLNTLYSYQADETYEKTFNEQAEDFRDATMELLSFQLQAVGYMDTVMYLGIGLSGFVAVNSLAAGNLSLFSMLFFVLIATEFFAPIREQGYGMHLVMMNTKMADRIFGFLDSMTAEQEIDSVHVPAFDSLKLEDLAFVYGEKPVLEDISMTMTAGKVYALAGESGQGKTTLAQLLLGRLRADKGAIYLGEQEVSTVSQLSLNEQVLYVSGQSTLLNQSIYENLRMACDWSKEDILAWADQHGVLQFVKHLPDGLDTIVGDDDAFLSPGQRQQVICARAVLTKRSLYIFDEVTSSVDQDNEGLIYDLINLVAKDAIVIIITHKMKQVEQADDILFLSAEGAVTGNHATLYQTSSAYGQLVNQQRELEEAVYG
- a CDS encoding threonine synthase, with translation MTLVYQSTRDAKNTVSASQAILQGLATDGGLFTPISIPTVDLDFSVLKDASYQEVAKLILSAFLDDFTADELDYCINNAYDSKFDTPVIAPVVKLNGQYNLELFRGSTIAFKDMALSILPYLMTTAAKKHGLENEIVILTATSGDTGKAAMAGFADVPGTQIIVFYPRDGVSKVQELQMTTQTGANTHVVAIDGNFDDAQTNVKQMFNDEALRAKLVAKKLQFSSANSMNIGRLVPQIVYYVYAYAQLVKTGEIAAGDKVNFTVPTGNFGNILAAYYAKQIGLPVGKLICASNDNNVLTDFFSTGVYDKNRTFRVTTSPSMDILVSSNLERLIFHLFGNDAAKTAELMEALNTAGQYDIQGADAEILSLFAAAFATEEETAAEIKRVYDESDYIEDPHTAVASAVYKQYVEQTGDQTPTVIASTASPYKFPVVAVEAVTGQSGLTDFEALAKLHEISGVALPPAVDGLETAPIRHTTVVAAAAMQAEVERYLGV
- a CDS encoding energy-coupling factor transporter transmembrane protein EcfT is translated as MKLDARTKILLVIFTSFTYGMRLTILENAVLVLGLSLLFWFSGKRKMAIMSPIAYSIFCLLSYITFLPAWLTHLLLVLTYTWPPLLAGHLLLMTTSGYELIHGLRKWYLPEVFLLTLGVMFRFLPAIKQDARTICASLKVRGIFLRKRDVVCKPLQYMEFFLVPLMMSLLRTAQELTVASLTKGLAVSTKSPAYIRSSWTVLDWSLCLCCLGFLILVRL